Proteins encoded by one window of Cyprinus carpio isolate SPL01 chromosome B6, ASM1834038v1, whole genome shotgun sequence:
- the anapc11 gene encoding anaphase-promoting complex subunit 11 isoform X4, whose amino-acid sequence MNDYTSVEMKVKIKQWNGVASWLWVANDENCGICRAPFNGCCPDCKVPGDDCPLVWGQCSHCFHMHCILKWLNSQQVQQQCPMCRQEWKFKEGDTS is encoded by the exons ATGAATGATTACACTTCTGTGG AGATGAAGGTTAAAATAAAGCAGTGGAATGGTGTGGCGTCGTGGTTGTGGGTGGCAAACGATGAGAACTGCGGCATCTGCAGAGCGCCTTTCAACGGCTGTTGCCCAGACT GTAAGGTCCCAGGAGATGATTGTCCGTTGGTTTGGGGTCAGTGCTCTCACTGTTTCCATATGCACTGCATCCTGAAGTGGCTGAACTCTCAGCAAGTGCAGCAGCAGTGCCCAATGTGTCGTCAGGAGTGGAAGTTTAAAGA gggAGACACTTCATGA
- the anapc11 gene encoding anaphase-promoting complex subunit 11 isoform X3, with translation MNDYTSVEEMKVKIKQWNGVASWLWVANDENCGICRAPFNGCCPDCKVPGDDCPLVWGQCSHCFHMHCILKWLNSQQVQQQCPMCRQEWKFKEGDTS, from the exons ATGAATGATTACACTTCTGTGG AAGAGATGAAGGTTAAAATAAAGCAGTGGAATGGTGTGGCGTCGTGGTTGTGGGTGGCAAACGATGAGAACTGCGGCATCTGCAGAGCGCCTTTCAACGGCTGTTGCCCAGACT GTAAGGTCCCAGGAGATGATTGTCCGTTGGTTTGGGGTCAGTGCTCTCACTGTTTCCATATGCACTGCATCCTGAAGTGGCTGAACTCTCAGCAAGTGCAGCAGCAGTGCCCAATGTGTCGTCAGGAGTGGAAGTTTAAAGA gggAGACACTTCATGA
- the anapc11 gene encoding anaphase-promoting complex subunit 11 isoform X1 codes for MKVKIKQWNGVASWLWVANDENCGICRAPFNGCCPDCKVPGDDCPLVWGQCSHCFHMHCILKWLNSQQVQQQCPMCRQEWKFKEGDTS; via the exons ATGAAGGTTAAAATAAAGCAGTGGAATGGTGTGGCGTCGTGGTTGTGGGTGGCAAACGATGAGAACTGCGGCATCTGCAGAGCGCCTTTCAACGGCTGTTGCCCAGACT GTAAGGTCCCAGGAGATGATTGTCCGTTGGTTTGGGGTCAGTGCTCTCACTGTTTCCATATGCACTGCATCCTGAAGTGGCTGAACTCTCAGCAAGTGCAGCAGCAGTGCCCAATGTGTCGTCAGGAGTGGAAGTTTAAAGA gggAGACACTTCATGA
- the anapc11 gene encoding anaphase-promoting complex subunit 11 isoform X2, with the protein MKVKIKQWNGVASWLWVANDENCGICRAPFNGCCPDCKVPGDDCPLVWGQCSHCFHMHCILKWLNSQQVQQQCPMCRQEWKFKE; encoded by the exons ATGAAGGTTAAAATAAAGCAGTGGAATGGTGTGGCGTCGTGGTTGTGGGTGGCAAACGATGAGAACTGCGGCATCTGCAGAGCGCCTTTCAACGGCTGTTGCCCAGACT GTAAGGTCCCAGGAGATGATTGTCCGTTGGTTTGGGGTCAGTGCTCTCACTGTTTCCATATGCACTGCATCCTGAAGTGGCTGAACTCTCAGCAAGTGCAGCAGCAGTGCCCAATGTGTCGTCAGGAGTGGAAGTTTAAAGAGTGA
- the ccdc40 gene encoding coiled-coil domain-containing protein 40: MDQDTKETEMEGGGCDEGLPADQMNRQEEGPDEFTEPHESNHYDRGTDHAETSGLTAGFSGQHSLQLEISGIEAEGSVSEEDDEEEELVVLDPEHPLMKRFQSALKSNLRNQLERLNLELHEKIVVEKAEARKRHELAEEVYMVHEMLARLQASLEASHEANSQAAAQHRHAQGQLDGVKNQYQDAASQANKQCMQVSELQSKVDNLALKLLYMQNTNTDLRSDIKAIINASHKAQKARTQAEENKHQQDLYVERLIKHVEKLSEQISLYEVQIIAQTEQTKAAKEALSEAQLELDSVVIERRQLLQQWNSSLLMMRRRDETYTAMQEELRLTNDQVRSLDTEIEGYKKSITQEEEQNERLTLRLNRAQNDCTTSRKLITHSQNHQEVLQAQYSTYTRMLQETEKTLSTLRGDYDVRQSELKGLRKQMEKESAVRVDLEDQIMSKLQEQLTHNNAAKYSRRLTDKTAAHRREKEAQLTKLENDINAVTLEGQEVATHLDSLAAFQAELEQEMSQRHLLLSSREAEIAKQVTDIERKQATISIYNKKIRDIVSSTGNEDLGPLEIRAATLSKKLEEVGAEIKEQQQLWLWQQGELVRFTQEKQAHSSSVQTLRTELTILQQSKIRRESVMEQDQREQADLEKQIKALMADMVKLNSLLTKNSDLNQALQQSNSLMETEFRQRLKEAERDSVETQLKLEKLNEEKERLINSLVEAERQIMLWEKRTQLMRETRSAIDSDIGQGDIRTMRAEIHRMEVRYAQLMKQQERLLRDMESVVARRETIAVRSEAQARSDHKQPTHNDYHNTLQSLRRKILQAKKQAEECDGAIAQLEERQGSVTFSLRDKRMHLNDLQNTRAVLTRDLSALQETKERNLYRLPVLQCRAKHLQAVKEGQYTPVASGDTALELATQKQEERLKMISSILQHLAEEYPQHHSGLQRINLSLAEHRHSGLQDSQ; this comes from the exons ATG GACCAGGATACAAAAGAAACAG AGATGGAAGGTGGTGGGTGTGATGAAGGTCTGCCGGCGGATCAGATGAACAGGCAGGAAGAGGGTCCTGATGAATTTACTGAGCCTCATGAG TCAAACCATTATGACAGAGGCACTGATCATGCTGAGACCAGTGGACTCACAGCTGGGTTTAGTGGACAGCACTCCCTCCAGCTGGAGATCAGTGGCATTGAGGCAGAAGGGAGCGTCAGTGAGGAAGATGACGAAGAGGAAGAACTTGTAGTGTTGGATCCTGAGCAT CCTTTAATGAAAAGATTCCAGTCTGCACTGAAAAGCAACCTAAGAAATCAGCTAGAGAGATTGAACCTTGAGCTCCACGAGaag ATAGTAGTAGAAAAGGCAGAGGCTCGGAAACGTCATGAACTTGCTGAAGAAGTATACATGGTGCATGAGATGTTGGCCAGACTCCAGGCGTCTCTGGAGGCAAGTCATGAGGCTAATTCCCAGGCTGCTGCTCAGCATAGACATGCCCAAGGCCAGCTGGATGGGGTAAAAAATCAGTACCAAGATGCTGCCAGTCAGGCTAACAAACAATGTATGCAAG TTTCTGAATTACAGTCTAAAGTGGACAACCTGGCCCTGAAGTTGCTCTACATGCAGAACACCAATACTGACTTACGCTCAGACATCAAAGCCATAATAAATGCTTCACACAAAGCCCAGAAAGCGAGAACTCAGGCAGAGGAGAATAAACACCAGCAG gATCTTTATGTTGAGCGTTTGATCAAGCATGTGGAAAAGCTCTCGGAGCAGATATCTCTGTATGAAGTTCAGATCATCGCTCAGACTGAGCAGACAAAGGCTGCAAAGGAAGCTCTTTCTGAG GCGCAGCTGGAACTGGACTCTGTGGTTATTGAGCGTAGGCAGTTACTCCAGCAATGGAACAGCAGTCTGTTAATGATGAGGAGAAGGGATGAGACTTATACTGCTATGCAGGAGGAACTGAG GCTGACCAATGATCAAGTGCGCTCTCTGGACACAGAGATTGAGGGCTACAAAAAGTCCATCACACAGGAAGAAGAGCAGAATGAGCGTCTAACTCTGCGTCTGAACCGGGCCCAGAATGACTGCACCACCTCACGAAAACTCATCACACACTCTCAGAACCATCAGGAGGTCCTGCAGGCCCAGTATAGCACATATACACGAATGCTGCAGGAGACAGAAAAGACCCTCAGTACACTGCGTGGG gaCTATGATGTGCGTCAGTCTGAGCTCAAGGGTCTCAGAAAGCAGATGGAGAAAGAGTCTGCAGTGCGTGTGGATCTGGAGGACCAGATCATGAGCAAGCTGCAAGAGCAGCTTACTCACAATAATGCAGCAAAGTACTCGCGTCGACTGACTGATAAAACTGCAGCTCACAGGAGAGAAAAG GAGGCTCAGTTAACTAAGTTAGAGAATGACATCAATGCAGTAACGCTGGAGGGGCAAGAGGTGGCGACACATCTGGATTCTCTGGCTGCATTTCAAGCTGAACTTGAGCAAGAAATGAGCCAACGTCACTTGCTCCTGTCTTCTCGCGAGGCAGAGATTGCTAAACAAGTTACAGATATTGAGCGAAAACAGGCCACGATCAGCATCTACAACAAGAAGATCAGGGATATTGTGTCCAGTACAGGG aaTGAAGACCTAGGTCCTCTGGAGATCCGCGCAGCCACCTTGTCTAAGAAGCTGGAAGAAGTTGGTGCTGAGATTAAAGAGCAGCAGCAATTGTGGCTCTGGCAGCAGGGGGAGCTAGTGAGATTCACTCAAGAAAAACAGGCCCACAGCTCTTCTGTACAGACCCTGCGAACAGAACTCACAATACTGCAACAGAGCAAGATCAGGAGAGAGA GTGTGATGGAGCAGGATCAGCGCGAGCAGGCAGATCTGGAAAAACAGATTAAAGCTCTCATGGCAGATATGGTCAAACTGAACTCTCTGCTTACTAAGAACAGTGATCTGAATCAAGCCCTGCAGCAGAGCAACAGCCTGATGGAGACAGAGTTTAGACAGAGACTCAAG GAGGCTGAGAGGGATTCGGTTGAGACTCAGCTGAAGCTGGAGAAGTTAAacgaagagaaagagagacttaTAAACAGCCTAGTGGAGGCAGA GCGTCAGATCATGCTGTGGGAGAAGAGAACCCAGCTGATGCGAGAGACTCGCTCTGCCATAGATTCAGACATTGGACAGGGAGACATACGAACCATGAGAGCAGAGATTCACCGCATGGAG GTTCGTTATGCTCAACTGATGAAGCAGCAGGAGAGGTTGTTGAGAGACATGGAGTCAGTGGTGGCCAGACGTGAGACAATAGCTGTTCGGAGTGAGGCTCAGGCACGATCTGACCATAAGCAGCCCACACACAACGACTACCACAACACTCTCCAGAGCCTCCGCCGAAAGATTCTCCAAGCAAAGAAG caagCAGAAGAGTGTGATGGTGCTATAGCTCAGCTGGAGGAGAGGCAGGGCTCTGTGACCTTCAGCCTCCGAGACAAACGTATGCATCTCAATGACCTGCAGAATACCAGAGCGGTTCTCACCCGGGACCTCAGCGCTCTACAAGAAACCAAAGAGAGG AACTTGTATCGTCTGCCCGTGCTGCAGTGTCGGGCAAAACACCTGCAGGCTGTTAAGGAAGGACAGTACACTCCGGTGGCCAGTGGAGACACAGCATTGGAGCTGGCTACACAGAAACAGGAAGAGCGATTGAAAATG ATCAGTTCAATCCTCCAGCATTTGGCTGAAGAGTACCCTCAGCATCACAGTGGTCTCCAAAGGATTAACCTATCATTGGCAGAACACAGACACAGTGGACTCCAGGACAGCCAGTGA